The following coding sequences lie in one Trichoderma breve strain T069 chromosome 1, whole genome shotgun sequence genomic window:
- a CDS encoding zinc finger protein domain-containing protein, which yields MYRSSLTPPGTHANMDTPVAHHFEMTPPSIKLSPLQAFCRPGDHDKAEVHDCPWDVEHFPEWLQVSSFYQDKKPKSPEASTVKKEDKGKKKGKGRKKGKGKKKGKGKKKDKGKNPMPQCTPIVGTSCYNPHSSSVDSESSSSGTSGSMMHAGTFMWPRLWATTSEASTPSESSSTPSEYSSTSSESSITPSDSPNTPSGSRNPSPSPMLPASDPAPIFPLAQAVNLGGGYKPAGSDKRFPYGRAFRGVGGWWYYQVPTFDLPIRLHPRYATGFGRPSFPFPSPHQPPIPRGMNKASVFKEMHQHIFEIFQGWKFTAVEVARYPYVNTNEAIPFGGLPSWEYRIETICYLPAKDDGTEGIPPLPLSVPNVPILDLDQHIVGNYVPHINACRADTYRYCSVHLYFSSMQGRGDAKCFSYHNDKMYFNQMIELQLDVESLARRVAVALALLHWVACIDARGVQFFLFSSWKSVKSQLSQAGSLPQGHTILRVGHFEKARTIEMNEDGVQLAVEAVKQSYYIPRPNQRLSIQKRTWDAFVSSYIAASDYILRQRGERLRLSRCFINQVMNEERDWWRLS from the coding sequence ATGTATAGGTCAAGCCTCACCCCTCCAGGTACTCATGCTAACATGGACACTCCAGTCGCACACCACTTCGAGATGACTCCTCCTAGCATCAAGCTAAGTCCCCTCCAGGCCTTCTGTCGCCCTGGTGACCATGACAAAGCCGAAGTGCATGACTGTCCTTGGGATGTGGAGCATTTCCCAGAATGGCTTCAGGTCTCGTCATTTTATCAAGacaaaaagccaaagagcCCAGAGGCAAGCACtgtgaagaaggaggacaagggaaaaaagaagggcaaaggaagaaagaaaggcaagggaaaaaagaagggcaaaggaaaaaagaaggacaaaggaaaaaatcCTATGCCACAGTGTACCCCAATCGTCGGCACATCTTGCTATAACCCCCATAGTTCAAGCGTCGATTCcgagtcttcttcatccggtACATCAGGCAGCATGATGCACGCCGGCACCTTCATGTGGCCGAGACTATGGGCAACCACTTCCGAGGCATCTACTCCGAGTGAGAGTTCAAGCACTCCGAGTGAGTATTCAAGCACTTCGAGTGAGAGTTCAATCACTCCGAGTGATAGTCCAAACACTCCGAGCGGGAGCCGAAATCCTTCACCGTCGCCTATGCTCCCGGCCAGCGATCCCGCGCCAATTTTCCCGCTTGCACAGGCAGTCAATCTAGGTGGAGGGTATAAACCAGCCGGTTCTGACAAGCGATTCCCCTATGGGCGTGCTTTCCGAGGAGTAGGAGGCTGGTGGTACTATCAAGTGCCCACTTTCGATCTTCCCATACGGCTTCATCCAAGATATGCCACTGGCTTTGGCAGGCCATCCTTTCCGTTTCCGAGCCCGCACCAGCCGCCCATACCACGGGGAATGAATAAAGCATCGGTTTTCAAAGAAATGCATCAGCACATATTTGAAATCTTTCAGGGATGGAAATTTACTGCCGTCGAAGTCGCACGATATCCCTACGTCAACACAAATGAGGCAATTCCTTTCGGCGGGCTTCCATCGTGGGAGTATAGAATTGAGACAATATGCTATCTTCCAGCAAAAGACGATGGCACCGAGGGAATTCCGCCACTTCCACTATCGGTTCCAAATGTGCCgattttggatttggatCAGCACATCGTGGGTAACTATGTGCCCCATATTAACGCCTGCAGAGCCGATACCTACAGATACTGCTCCGTGCATCTCTATTTCAGTTCGATGCAGGGCAGAGGCGACGCCAAGTGCTTCTCATATCACAACGACAAGATGTATTTCAACCAAATGATAGAGCTACAGCTGGACGTTGAGTCGTTGGCCCGTAGAGTGGCCGTTGCTCTGGCGCTTCTGCATTGGGTCGCCTGCATCGACGCCCGTGGAGTCCAATTTTTCCTGTTTAGCTCATGGAAGAGCGTTAAGAGCCAACTCTCACAAGCTGGTTCTCTCCCTCAAGGCCACACCATACTCCGGGTCGGTCACTTTGAGAAAGCCCGGACAATCGAAATGAATGAAGACGGCGTGCAGTTGGCTGTGGAAGCTGTGAAGCAGAGCTACTACATCCCAAGACCGAATCAGAGGCTGTCGATCCAGAAGCGGACGTGGGACGCTTTTGTCTCCAGCTACATTGCGGCCTCGGATTATATTCTGAGAcagaggggagagagactACGTTTGTCGCGCTGCTTTATTAACCAGGTAATGAACGAGGAGCGGGATTGGTGGCGCCTAAGCTGA
- a CDS encoding terpene synthase family, metal binding domain-containing protein, translating to MSNIKAVQPEQITVSLPDMFQTFLKQAPEVNPHYEAVKVESEEALGRFCAFGPKMKKKINKCDFSYFCAIAAPHASRSRFRTLCDWGNWVFPYDDILVFDNGHLRDRPEESQLVMESLMMPMLSSASKKGIRTKGRLRIVQFHDTVVKRMAMKSPTGVQRRFALAMQGYCRGALVQIDNQFSGKRPTLEEIAMIRRESAGCRPLYHLVEYAHRLQVPDEVFDHPVIQELENIGMDMVAIIMRRSNDILSYRKEQAEGVPHNMVTACRLNGLSAQEAFDKVGKLLEDRYRRWDRAEACVPSWGEEADVQVRKYIEGIKCVVRANLNWSFKSERYLGSNPDVVRATRKLQILADSPAIDVQPQLFDRTLLLEISFLLGICFSLRMIFPWQLFFG from the exons atgtccaATATCAAAGCAGTGCAGCCAGAACAAATCACTGTCTCCTTACCTGACATGTTCCAAACCTTCCTCAAGCAAGCACCAGAAGTAAATCCTCATTATGAAGCTGTCAAAGTGGAGTCGGAAGAAGCACTGGGCAG ATTCTGCGCCTTTGGGCcgaaaatgaaaaagaagattaACAAATGCGACTTCTCGTATTTCTGCGCCATTGCCGCTCCGCACGCTTCTCGATCGAGGTTTCGAACGTTGTGCGACTGGGGAAACTGG GTCTTTCCATACGATGACA TCTTAGTGTTTGACAATGGACACCTACGCGATCGACCGGAAGAATCCCAGCTCGTAATGGagagcttgatgatgcccaTGCTGAGTAGTGCTTCCAAGAAAGGCATCCGCACCAAGGGTCGCCTGCGGATTGTACAGTTCCACGATACTGTTGTCAAAAGAATGGCCATG AAATCACCCACCG GCGTCCAACGGAGATTTGCCCTCGCAATGCAAGGTTATTGCCGAGGCGCACTCGTGCAGATCGATAACCAGTTTTCCGGAAAACGCCCCACGCTCGAAGAAATCGCCATGATCCGCCGAGAGTCCGCGGGCTGCAGACCCCTATACCACCTGGTCGAATATGCGCATCGCCTCCAGGTGCCGGACGAGGTGTTTGACCATCCGGTCATTCAGGAGCTGGAAAACATCGGCATGGACATGGTAGCCAT AATCATGCGCAGATCAAATGACATTCTGTCCTACCGCAAAGAACAA GCAGAGGGAGTGCCGCACAACATGGTCACGGCCTGTCGACTCAATGGACTATCGGCACAAGAAGCATTTGACAAGGTAGGCAAACTCCTTGAAGACCGCTACCGGCGTTGGGACAGGGCAGAGGCCTGTGTGCCGAGCTGGGGAGAGGAGGCCGACGTTCAGGTCCGAAAGTACATTGAGGGCATCAAATGCGTAGTCAGAGCCAATCTCAACTGGAG TTTTAAATCCGAGCGTTACCTGGGCTCTAATCCCGACGTGGTTCGAGCGACTCGAAAGCTTCAAATTCTGGCGGATTCGCCGGCTATAGATGTGCAGCCACAGCTGTTTGACAGAACGCTTCTACTTGAGATTTCATTCTTGCTGGGtatttgtttttctttgcGAATGATCTTCCCCTGGCAATTGTTTTTTGGTTAA